Proteins found in one Phalacrocorax carbo chromosome 14, bPhaCar2.1, whole genome shotgun sequence genomic segment:
- the TPD52L2 gene encoding tumor protein D54 isoform X6 encodes MESASQDINLNSPNKGLLSDAMTDVPVDSAASARTSPPEGLTLAEEEELRSELAKVEEEIGTLRQVLAAKERHCGELKRKLGLTPLDGLKQNLSKSWHDVQVSNAYVKTSEKLGEWNDKVTQSDFYKKTQETLSQAGQKTSAALSNVGSVISRKLGDMRNSATFKSFEDRVGTIKSRVVGSRENSTDGLHSPSGAGDKPPQDNTPF; translated from the exons ATGGAGAGCGCCAGCCAGG ATATCAACCTTAACTCTCCCAACAAAGGTCTGCTGTCGGATGCCATGACGGATGTTCCCGTGGATAGCGCGGCTTCAGCCAGGACCTCTCCGCCCGAGGGGCTTACCCTTGCTGAAGAGGAGGAGTTGAGATCTGAGCTTGCCAAG GTTGAAGAAGAAATTGGTACTCTCAGGCAAGTTCTGGCTGCTAAAGAGAGGCACTGTGGAGAGCTGAAGCGGAAGCTAGGTTTGACTCCCTTGGATGGGTTAAAGCAAAACCTGTCTAAAAGCTGGCATGATGTCCAAGTCTCCAACGC TTATGTGAAAACATCTGAGAAACTTGGAGAGTGGAATGACAAAGTGACACAGTCTGACTT tTATAAGAAGACCCAGGAAACACTTTCCCAGGCAGGACAGAAGACTTCGGCAGCCCTTTCCAATGTAGGTTCTGTTATCAGCAGGAAACTTGGTGACATGAG GAATTCTGCAACCTTCAAGTCATTTGAAGATAGAGTTGGGACCATAAAG TCCAGAGTGGTGGGCAGCAGAGAAAATAGCACTGATGGCCTCCATTCCCCCTCAGGAGCTGGAGACAAGCCTCCACAAGACAACACTCCTTTCTAG
- the TPD52L2 gene encoding tumor protein D54 isoform X1, whose product MLMEETPPEVSLPLSVKPLSSPFPSGCPGLLSDAMTDVPVDSAASARTSPPEGLTLAEEEELRSELAKVEEEIGTLRQVLAAKERHCGELKRKLGLTPLDGLKQNLSKSWHDVQVSNAYVKTSEKLGEWNDKVTQSDLYLSASSTLEDWNEKLTQSEAYKKTQETLSQAGQKTSAALSNVGSVISRKLGDMRNSATFKSFEDRVGTIKSRVVGSRENSTDGLHSPSGAGDKPPQDNTPF is encoded by the exons ATGCTTATGGAGGAAACTCCGCCGGAggtttctcttcccctttcgGTGAAGCCCCTTTCTTCACCTTTCCCATCAGGCTGCCCAG GTCTGCTGTCGGATGCCATGACGGATGTTCCCGTGGATAGCGCGGCTTCAGCCAGGACCTCTCCGCCCGAGGGGCTTACCCTTGCTGAAGAGGAGGAGTTGAGATCTGAGCTTGCCAAG GTTGAAGAAGAAATTGGTACTCTCAGGCAAGTTCTGGCTGCTAAAGAGAGGCACTGTGGAGAGCTGAAGCGGAAGCTAGGTTTGACTCCCTTGGATGGGTTAAAGCAAAACCTGTCTAAAAGCTGGCATGATGTCCAAGTCTCCAACGC TTATGTGAAAACATCTGAGAAACTTGGAGAGTGGAATGACAAAGTGACACAGTCTGACTT ATATCTTTCAGCCAGCAGCACACTGGAGGactggaatgaaaaattaactCAATCAGAAGC tTATAAGAAGACCCAGGAAACACTTTCCCAGGCAGGACAGAAGACTTCGGCAGCCCTTTCCAATGTAGGTTCTGTTATCAGCAGGAAACTTGGTGACATGAG GAATTCTGCAACCTTCAAGTCATTTGAAGATAGAGTTGGGACCATAAAG TCCAGAGTGGTGGGCAGCAGAGAAAATAGCACTGATGGCCTCCATTCCCCCTCAGGAGCTGGAGACAAGCCTCCACAAGACAACACTCCTTTCTAG
- the TPD52L2 gene encoding tumor protein D54 isoform X8, which translates to MESASQDINLNSPNKGLLSDAMTDVPVDSAASARTSPPEGLTLAEEEELRSELAKVEEEIGTLRQVLAAKERHCGELKRKLGLTPLDGLKQNLSKSWHDVQVSNAYKKTQETLSQAGQKTSAALSNVGSVISRKLGDMRNSATFKSFEDRVGTIKSRVVGSRENSTDGLHSPSGAGDKPPQDNTPF; encoded by the exons ATGGAGAGCGCCAGCCAGG ATATCAACCTTAACTCTCCCAACAAAGGTCTGCTGTCGGATGCCATGACGGATGTTCCCGTGGATAGCGCGGCTTCAGCCAGGACCTCTCCGCCCGAGGGGCTTACCCTTGCTGAAGAGGAGGAGTTGAGATCTGAGCTTGCCAAG GTTGAAGAAGAAATTGGTACTCTCAGGCAAGTTCTGGCTGCTAAAGAGAGGCACTGTGGAGAGCTGAAGCGGAAGCTAGGTTTGACTCCCTTGGATGGGTTAAAGCAAAACCTGTCTAAAAGCTGGCATGATGTCCAAGTCTCCAACGC tTATAAGAAGACCCAGGAAACACTTTCCCAGGCAGGACAGAAGACTTCGGCAGCCCTTTCCAATGTAGGTTCTGTTATCAGCAGGAAACTTGGTGACATGAG GAATTCTGCAACCTTCAAGTCATTTGAAGATAGAGTTGGGACCATAAAG TCCAGAGTGGTGGGCAGCAGAGAAAATAGCACTGATGGCCTCCATTCCCCCTCAGGAGCTGGAGACAAGCCTCCACAAGACAACACTCCTTTCTAG
- the TPD52L2 gene encoding tumor protein D54 isoform X4, with product MLMEETPPEVSLPLSVKPLSSPFPSGCPGLLSDAMTDVPVDSAASARTSPPEGLTLAEEEELRSELAKVEEEIGTLRQVLAAKERHCGELKRKLGLTPLDGLKQNLSKSWHDVQVSNAYLSASSTLEDWNEKLTQSEAYKKTQETLSQAGQKTSAALSNVGSVISRKLGDMRNSATFKSFEDRVGTIKSRVVGSRENSTDGLHSPSGAGDKPPQDNTPF from the exons ATGCTTATGGAGGAAACTCCGCCGGAggtttctcttcccctttcgGTGAAGCCCCTTTCTTCACCTTTCCCATCAGGCTGCCCAG GTCTGCTGTCGGATGCCATGACGGATGTTCCCGTGGATAGCGCGGCTTCAGCCAGGACCTCTCCGCCCGAGGGGCTTACCCTTGCTGAAGAGGAGGAGTTGAGATCTGAGCTTGCCAAG GTTGAAGAAGAAATTGGTACTCTCAGGCAAGTTCTGGCTGCTAAAGAGAGGCACTGTGGAGAGCTGAAGCGGAAGCTAGGTTTGACTCCCTTGGATGGGTTAAAGCAAAACCTGTCTAAAAGCTGGCATGATGTCCAAGTCTCCAACGC ATATCTTTCAGCCAGCAGCACACTGGAGGactggaatgaaaaattaactCAATCAGAAGC tTATAAGAAGACCCAGGAAACACTTTCCCAGGCAGGACAGAAGACTTCGGCAGCCCTTTCCAATGTAGGTTCTGTTATCAGCAGGAAACTTGGTGACATGAG GAATTCTGCAACCTTCAAGTCATTTGAAGATAGAGTTGGGACCATAAAG TCCAGAGTGGTGGGCAGCAGAGAAAATAGCACTGATGGCCTCCATTCCCCCTCAGGAGCTGGAGACAAGCCTCCACAAGACAACACTCCTTTCTAG
- the TPD52L2 gene encoding tumor protein D54 isoform X7 — MLMEETPPEVSLPLSVKPLSSPFPSGCPGLLSDAMTDVPVDSAASARTSPPEGLTLAEEEELRSELAKVEEEIGTLRQVLAAKERHCGELKRKLGLTPLDGLKQNLSKSWHDVQVSNAYKKTQETLSQAGQKTSAALSNVGSVISRKLGDMRNSATFKSFEDRVGTIKSRVVGSRENSTDGLHSPSGAGDKPPQDNTPF, encoded by the exons ATGCTTATGGAGGAAACTCCGCCGGAggtttctcttcccctttcgGTGAAGCCCCTTTCTTCACCTTTCCCATCAGGCTGCCCAG GTCTGCTGTCGGATGCCATGACGGATGTTCCCGTGGATAGCGCGGCTTCAGCCAGGACCTCTCCGCCCGAGGGGCTTACCCTTGCTGAAGAGGAGGAGTTGAGATCTGAGCTTGCCAAG GTTGAAGAAGAAATTGGTACTCTCAGGCAAGTTCTGGCTGCTAAAGAGAGGCACTGTGGAGAGCTGAAGCGGAAGCTAGGTTTGACTCCCTTGGATGGGTTAAAGCAAAACCTGTCTAAAAGCTGGCATGATGTCCAAGTCTCCAACGC tTATAAGAAGACCCAGGAAACACTTTCCCAGGCAGGACAGAAGACTTCGGCAGCCCTTTCCAATGTAGGTTCTGTTATCAGCAGGAAACTTGGTGACATGAG GAATTCTGCAACCTTCAAGTCATTTGAAGATAGAGTTGGGACCATAAAG TCCAGAGTGGTGGGCAGCAGAGAAAATAGCACTGATGGCCTCCATTCCCCCTCAGGAGCTGGAGACAAGCCTCCACAAGACAACACTCCTTTCTAG
- the TPD52L2 gene encoding tumor protein D54 isoform X2, which translates to MESASQDINLNSPNKGLLSDAMTDVPVDSAASARTSPPEGLTLAEEEELRSELAKVEEEIGTLRQVLAAKERHCGELKRKLGLTPLDGLKQNLSKSWHDVQVSNAYVKTSEKLGEWNDKVTQSDLYLSASSTLEDWNEKLTQSEAYKKTQETLSQAGQKTSAALSNVGSVISRKLGDMRNSATFKSFEDRVGTIKSRVVGSRENSTDGLHSPSGAGDKPPQDNTPF; encoded by the exons ATGGAGAGCGCCAGCCAGG ATATCAACCTTAACTCTCCCAACAAAGGTCTGCTGTCGGATGCCATGACGGATGTTCCCGTGGATAGCGCGGCTTCAGCCAGGACCTCTCCGCCCGAGGGGCTTACCCTTGCTGAAGAGGAGGAGTTGAGATCTGAGCTTGCCAAG GTTGAAGAAGAAATTGGTACTCTCAGGCAAGTTCTGGCTGCTAAAGAGAGGCACTGTGGAGAGCTGAAGCGGAAGCTAGGTTTGACTCCCTTGGATGGGTTAAAGCAAAACCTGTCTAAAAGCTGGCATGATGTCCAAGTCTCCAACGC TTATGTGAAAACATCTGAGAAACTTGGAGAGTGGAATGACAAAGTGACACAGTCTGACTT ATATCTTTCAGCCAGCAGCACACTGGAGGactggaatgaaaaattaactCAATCAGAAGC tTATAAGAAGACCCAGGAAACACTTTCCCAGGCAGGACAGAAGACTTCGGCAGCCCTTTCCAATGTAGGTTCTGTTATCAGCAGGAAACTTGGTGACATGAG GAATTCTGCAACCTTCAAGTCATTTGAAGATAGAGTTGGGACCATAAAG TCCAGAGTGGTGGGCAGCAGAGAAAATAGCACTGATGGCCTCCATTCCCCCTCAGGAGCTGGAGACAAGCCTCCACAAGACAACACTCCTTTCTAG
- the TPD52L2 gene encoding tumor protein D54 isoform X3 translates to MLMEETPPEVSLPLSVKPLSSPFPSGCPGLLSDAMTDVPVDSAASARTSPPEGLTLAEEEELRSELAKVEEEIGTLRQVLAAKERHCGELKRKLGLTPLDGLKQNLSKSWHDVQVSNAYVKTSEKLGEWNDKVTQSDFYKKTQETLSQAGQKTSAALSNVGSVISRKLGDMRNSATFKSFEDRVGTIKSRVVGSRENSTDGLHSPSGAGDKPPQDNTPF, encoded by the exons ATGCTTATGGAGGAAACTCCGCCGGAggtttctcttcccctttcgGTGAAGCCCCTTTCTTCACCTTTCCCATCAGGCTGCCCAG GTCTGCTGTCGGATGCCATGACGGATGTTCCCGTGGATAGCGCGGCTTCAGCCAGGACCTCTCCGCCCGAGGGGCTTACCCTTGCTGAAGAGGAGGAGTTGAGATCTGAGCTTGCCAAG GTTGAAGAAGAAATTGGTACTCTCAGGCAAGTTCTGGCTGCTAAAGAGAGGCACTGTGGAGAGCTGAAGCGGAAGCTAGGTTTGACTCCCTTGGATGGGTTAAAGCAAAACCTGTCTAAAAGCTGGCATGATGTCCAAGTCTCCAACGC TTATGTGAAAACATCTGAGAAACTTGGAGAGTGGAATGACAAAGTGACACAGTCTGACTT tTATAAGAAGACCCAGGAAACACTTTCCCAGGCAGGACAGAAGACTTCGGCAGCCCTTTCCAATGTAGGTTCTGTTATCAGCAGGAAACTTGGTGACATGAG GAATTCTGCAACCTTCAAGTCATTTGAAGATAGAGTTGGGACCATAAAG TCCAGAGTGGTGGGCAGCAGAGAAAATAGCACTGATGGCCTCCATTCCCCCTCAGGAGCTGGAGACAAGCCTCCACAAGACAACACTCCTTTCTAG
- the TPD52L2 gene encoding tumor protein D54 isoform X5 produces the protein MESASQGLLSDAMTDVPVDSAASARTSPPEGLTLAEEEELRSELAKVEEEIGTLRQVLAAKERHCGELKRKLGLTPLDGLKQNLSKSWHDVQVSNAYVKTSEKLGEWNDKVTQSDLYLSASSTLEDWNEKLTQSEAYKKTQETLSQAGQKTSAALSNVGSVISRKLGDMRNSATFKSFEDRVGTIKSRVVGSRENSTDGLHSPSGAGDKPPQDNTPF, from the exons ATGGAGAGCGCCAGCCAGG GTCTGCTGTCGGATGCCATGACGGATGTTCCCGTGGATAGCGCGGCTTCAGCCAGGACCTCTCCGCCCGAGGGGCTTACCCTTGCTGAAGAGGAGGAGTTGAGATCTGAGCTTGCCAAG GTTGAAGAAGAAATTGGTACTCTCAGGCAAGTTCTGGCTGCTAAAGAGAGGCACTGTGGAGAGCTGAAGCGGAAGCTAGGTTTGACTCCCTTGGATGGGTTAAAGCAAAACCTGTCTAAAAGCTGGCATGATGTCCAAGTCTCCAACGC TTATGTGAAAACATCTGAGAAACTTGGAGAGTGGAATGACAAAGTGACACAGTCTGACTT ATATCTTTCAGCCAGCAGCACACTGGAGGactggaatgaaaaattaactCAATCAGAAGC tTATAAGAAGACCCAGGAAACACTTTCCCAGGCAGGACAGAAGACTTCGGCAGCCCTTTCCAATGTAGGTTCTGTTATCAGCAGGAAACTTGGTGACATGAG GAATTCTGCAACCTTCAAGTCATTTGAAGATAGAGTTGGGACCATAAAG TCCAGAGTGGTGGGCAGCAGAGAAAATAGCACTGATGGCCTCCATTCCCCCTCAGGAGCTGGAGACAAGCCTCCACAAGACAACACTCCTTTCTAG